The following are encoded together in the Lathyrus oleraceus cultivar Zhongwan6 chromosome 3, CAAS_Psat_ZW6_1.0, whole genome shotgun sequence genome:
- the LOC127126694 gene encoding protein FLOWERING LOCUS T, which produces MAGSSRNPLAVGRVIGDVIDPFENSVPLRVTYGSRDVNNGCELKPSHVGNQPRVNVGGNDLRNIYTLVLVDPDSPSPSNPTFREYLHWLVTDIPATTEVSFGNEIVSYERPRPTSGIHRFVFILFRQQCRQRVYAPGWRQNFNTREFAELYNLGSPVAAVFFNCQRESGSGGRTFR; this is translated from the exons ATGGCAGGTAGTAGCAGGAATCCTCTCGCTGTTGGTCGTGTAATTGGTGATGTGATAGACCCCTTTGAAAATTCGGTTCCTCTCCGAGTCACCTATGGTAGTAGAGATGTGAATAATGGTTGTGAGCTTAAACCCTCTCACGTTGGAAATCAACCCAGAGTGAATGTTGGTGGAAACGATCTCAGGAACATTTATACTCTA GTTCTTGTGGACCCAGATTCACCTAGCCCAAGCAACCCTACTTTTAGGGAGTACCTTCATTG GTTGGTGACTGATATTCCAGCTACTACTGAGGTCAGTTTCG GTAACGAAATTGTGAGCTATGAAAGGCCACGACCCACCTCAGGGATCCATCGTTTCGTGTTTATACTATTCCGTCAGCAGTGTAGACAAAGGGTTTACGCTCCAGGATGGCGACAGAATTTCAATACAAGAGAATTTGCTGAACTTTACAATCTTGGATCACCAGTTGCTGCTGTTTTCTTCAACTGTCAAAGGGAGAGTGGCTCTGGTGGAAGAACATTTAGATAA